The proteins below are encoded in one region of Solenopsis invicta isolate M01_SB chromosome 8, UNIL_Sinv_3.0, whole genome shotgun sequence:
- the LOC120358472 gene encoding uncharacterized protein LOC120358472, with amino-acid sequence MEIYKHCTSYNNYLNYEELSEDIKLLWEESKKSSLCNFSKLPDEIIIKILGNLDLKSLCRVSGVNKRFNYLSRDTQLYKSLNIRNIHYTYERFNFDDIFLYFAPRCKYLTQLDLSYCDFSVANFNTFLATCGKFITNLKLNYCTFIDNSAVLQISKICKNLKGLDLNTVNSLKFTELSHLANLKFLERLHLQYIESIHNDTLCEILQSNQQMRDLNLAYTYERFGKYAIRWTTLCPNLEKLNLERAYLTLQDIDALANFKNLKEVNFSRVFPFWMADRQQHSIAYYRNSFHKLFSSCQRLEKIDLSFNHKLTDHELETLSLCKNLKCLKLIAVLDVPDIIFLQCPKLEVIHVSRAETKHLTNQWNERYQHITIVYYEGLFL; translated from the exons ATGGAGATTTATAAGCATTGCACTtcatataacaattatttgaattatgaaGAGTTATCCGAAGATATTAAACTCTTATGGGAAGAATCCAAGAAGTCGTCACTCTGCAATTTTTCTAAGCTACCt gatgaaataataattaaaatattgggGAATTTAGATTTAAAGTCATTATGCCGTGTGAGTGGTGTAAATAAacgctttaattatttatcacgaGATACTCAACTTTACAAAAGTCTGAACATACGAAATATACATTACACGTATGAGCGCTTTAATTTCGatgatatatttctttactttgCACCCAGATGTAAATATTTGACACAATTGGATTTGTCATACTGCGACTTTTCCGTTGCAAACTTTAATACATTCCTTGCTACTTGCGGCAAATTTATaacgaatttaaaattaaattactgcaCATTTATCGACAATTCTGCTGTACTTCAAATTTCCAAGATATGCAAGAATTTAAAag GATTGGATTTAAATACTGTTAATAGTCTAAAATTCACAGAATTATCTCATCTTGCAAATTTAAAGTTTCTTGAGCGTTTACATCTTCAGTATATAGAATCTATACATAACGATACTCTTTGCGAAATACTGCAGAGTAATCAACAAATGCGCGACTTAAATTTAGCATACACGTACGAAAGGTTTGGGAAATACGCAATAAGATGGACAACTTTATGTCCAAATTTAGAAAAACTAAATTTAGAAAGAGCATATTTAACATTGCAAGATATTGATGCCCTTGCCAATTTCAAGAATTTGAAGGAAGTGAATTTTAGCCGGGT TTTCCCATTTTGGATGGCGGACCGCCAGCAGCACAGCATAGCCTACTATAGGAATAGTTTCCATAAATTGTTTTCCTCCTGTCAACGCTTAGAAAAAATCGACTTGAGCTTTAATCACAAGCTCACTGATCATGAATTAGAAACTCTATCGctgtgcaaaaatttaaaatgtttaaagttgaTAGCTGTATTGGATGTACCTGACATAATTTTCCTGCAATGTCCTAAACTGGAAGTTATCCATGTTTCGCGTGCAGAAACGAAACATTTAACTAATCAATGGAACGAAAGATATCAGCATATAACCATTGTATATTACGAGGGTTTATTTTTATAg